A single genomic interval of Streptomyces sp. BA2 harbors:
- a CDS encoding cupin domain-containing protein, with protein sequence MKRVHRTAVKAEIVREPGAKETTHRKLIDTPDGADRFVLTEFEVSPNGSTPPHYHEWEHEIYVLEGSMGLVMPGLGKTEEVGPGDAIFIPRNEPHGFVTGPDQTCRFLVVAPCERPPVRNVFLSEDPYEYTQNPQYVSLLEGGK encoded by the coding sequence ATGAAGCGCGTGCACAGGACCGCGGTCAAGGCCGAAATAGTCCGCGAACCCGGAGCGAAGGAGACCACTCACCGGAAACTCATCGACACACCGGACGGCGCCGACCGCTTCGTCCTCACCGAATTCGAGGTCTCGCCGAACGGCTCCACACCCCCGCATTACCACGAGTGGGAGCACGAGATCTATGTGCTCGAAGGCTCGATGGGGCTCGTCATGCCCGGGCTCGGCAAGACCGAGGAAGTCGGCCCCGGCGACGCCATCTTCATCCCCCGAAACGAACCCCACGGCTTCGTCACAGGACCGGACCAGACCTGCCGGTTCCTCGTCGTCGCGCCCTGCGAACGGCCCCCGGTACGGAACGTGTTCCTCTCCGAAGACCCGTACGAGTACACGCAGAACCCCCAGTACGTGAGCCTTCTGGAGGGCGGCAAGTGA
- a CDS encoding methyltransferase domain-containing protein gives MSAPTAAAHSRALAPYEDAPDPGPLLALNFGFARARVLGTALDLGVFTGLARGPRGTPGLAAELACDPAALHALLAALEELGLVAGGAEESWTLTDTSRAHLVEGGRGYLGDHFADVLAEWDQWSGLTELVRSGRHGGGELGAPENRGLYPGMFAGIFPVGVRTAFRVVRELAPRAAGRVLDFASGAGEWGIALAAADPEARVVAHDTPELLGAARERAAEFGVAERFRFVPADFTRDYAGDFPKAPFPEGCFDTVVLAHLSRFAGPDATERLIQECARLLRPGGTLLIVDVMRQEPGRPALHRPMIALSLLVNTDAGGVQEESAYRAVMEKYGVTAKESVTPGLITVLTGERR, from the coding sequence GTGAGCGCCCCGACGGCCGCTGCCCACAGCCGCGCCCTCGCTCCGTACGAGGACGCCCCGGACCCCGGCCCGCTCCTCGCCCTGAACTTCGGCTTCGCCCGCGCCAGAGTCCTCGGCACGGCCCTGGACCTGGGCGTGTTCACCGGCCTCGCCCGGGGCCCGCGCGGCACGCCGGGCCTCGCCGCCGAGCTGGCCTGCGACCCCGCCGCGCTGCACGCCCTGCTCGCCGCCCTGGAGGAGCTCGGCCTGGTCGCGGGCGGTGCGGAGGAGAGCTGGACGCTCACCGACACGTCCCGCGCCCATCTGGTCGAGGGCGGCCGCGGCTACCTCGGCGACCACTTCGCCGACGTACTCGCGGAATGGGACCAGTGGAGCGGCCTCACCGAACTGGTGCGGTCCGGCCGCCACGGCGGCGGTGAGCTGGGCGCGCCCGAGAACCGCGGGCTCTACCCGGGGATGTTCGCCGGGATCTTCCCGGTGGGCGTGCGCACCGCCTTCCGCGTAGTGCGCGAGCTCGCCCCGCGGGCCGCGGGCCGCGTCCTGGACTTCGCCTCGGGCGCGGGGGAGTGGGGCATCGCCCTGGCCGCCGCCGACCCGGAGGCACGGGTGGTGGCCCACGACACCCCGGAGCTGCTCGGCGCCGCGCGCGAGCGGGCGGCGGAGTTCGGCGTGGCGGAGCGGTTCCGCTTCGTCCCCGCCGACTTCACCAGGGACTACGCCGGCGACTTCCCCAAGGCGCCCTTCCCTGAGGGGTGTTTCGACACCGTCGTGCTCGCACACCTCAGTCGCTTCGCAGGACCGGACGCCACCGAACGCCTCATCCAGGAGTGCGCACGGCTGCTGCGGCCCGGCGGCACCCTGCTGATCGTCGACGTCATGCGCCAGGAGCCGGGGCGGCCCGCCCTCCACCGCCCGATGATCGCGCTCAGCCTCCTGGTGAACACCGATGCGGGCGGGGTCCAGGAGGAATCCGCGTACCGCGCGGTCATGGAGAAATACGGGGTGACGGCAAAGGAGTCCGTCACCCCCGGTCTCATCACCGTCCTGACAGGAGAAAGGCGTTAG
- a CDS encoding beta-ketoacyl-[acyl-carrier-protein] synthase family protein has product MPEAVREVVVTGLGVVSPAGIGTEALWETISAGKSVTKPLSGITSSALFGDFEFASDSIAEVPGFEEQIPALPPEVQRLDRYTQFAVAAAYQAVRDAGLDRGSYDPERAGLSLSTAVCGTPKMEEEFLRVTDQGRGPVDPEKAGRDLYLASMSNTPGTILSALLGMQGPCVTLSTGCIGGVDAIGHAYEAIRHGEADVMIAGATEAPITPVTVASFEIINCLSRAHSDRPEAASRPYDAGRDGFVLGEGCGIVVLESREHAERRGAAPYLTVDGFSHTSNAAHMTDLLSDGEDLTRAMTQAVAEAGLRPRDIDHVSSHGSSTPQNDTCETSALKLALGERARQIPVNSAKSMVGHALAAASAMEIVLCALAGKHSFVHPTANYENPDPTCDLDYVPGEGRPWYGEAILKGASGFAGLHAALVTRAVREGAHR; this is encoded by the coding sequence GTGCCAGAAGCAGTGCGAGAAGTGGTGGTCACCGGGTTGGGCGTGGTCAGCCCGGCCGGAATCGGAACAGAAGCATTATGGGAAACAATCTCCGCGGGAAAGAGCGTCACCAAACCTCTTTCCGGCATTACGAGTTCGGCGCTCTTCGGAGACTTCGAATTCGCGTCGGACTCGATCGCAGAGGTCCCCGGATTCGAGGAGCAGATACCGGCTCTGCCGCCCGAGGTGCAACGCCTCGACCGGTACACACAGTTCGCCGTCGCGGCCGCGTACCAAGCCGTACGGGACGCCGGACTCGACCGGGGCAGCTACGACCCGGAGCGCGCCGGACTCTCGCTGTCCACGGCGGTCTGCGGCACCCCGAAGATGGAGGAGGAGTTCCTGCGGGTCACCGATCAGGGGCGGGGGCCCGTCGACCCGGAGAAGGCCGGGCGTGATCTCTACCTCGCGTCCATGTCGAACACCCCCGGCACGATCCTCTCGGCCCTGCTGGGCATGCAGGGCCCGTGCGTGACCCTGTCGACGGGGTGCATCGGCGGCGTCGACGCGATCGGCCACGCCTACGAGGCGATCCGCCACGGGGAGGCGGACGTGATGATCGCGGGGGCCACTGAGGCGCCCATCACCCCGGTGACGGTGGCGTCCTTCGAGATCATCAACTGCCTCTCGCGCGCCCACAGCGACCGCCCCGAGGCGGCGTCACGCCCGTACGACGCGGGCCGCGACGGCTTCGTGCTCGGCGAGGGCTGCGGCATCGTCGTACTGGAGTCGCGCGAGCACGCCGAGCGCCGGGGCGCCGCGCCCTACCTGACGGTCGACGGCTTCTCGCACACCTCGAACGCCGCGCACATGACCGACCTGCTCTCCGACGGCGAGGACCTGACCCGCGCCATGACACAGGCCGTCGCGGAGGCCGGCCTGCGTCCGCGGGACATCGACCACGTCAGCTCGCACGGCAGCTCGACCCCGCAGAACGACACCTGCGAGACCAGCGCCCTCAAGCTCGCCCTCGGCGAGCGCGCCCGGCAGATCCCGGTGAACTCGGCGAAGTCGATGGTCGGCCACGCGCTGGCCGCCGCGAGCGCCATGGAGATCGTGCTCTGCGCCCTCGCGGGCAAGCACTCCTTCGTCCACCCGACCGCCAACTACGAGAACCCCGACCCCACTTGTGACCTCGACTACGTCCCGGGCGAAGGCCGCCCATGGTACGGCGAGGCGATCCTCAAGGGCGCCAGCGGATTCGCGGGGCTGCACGCCGCGCTCGTCACGCGGGCCGTGCGGGAAGGGGCGCACCGATGA
- a CDS encoding beta-ketoacyl-[acyl-carrier-protein] synthase family protein, with protein sequence MSVVITGIGAVTPAGTGTDPLWDSAREGVPRVAAIDRFDASEYATSAAGQADFDAGAELPSRFVKRTDRFTHLSVHAVRQALADARVTVGEEASAERTGVMVGNILGGWEFAERELRHLWTDGPRAVSPYQATAWFPAAPQGNICIDQGIKGPARTFVADRASGAYALIGGAEALLRDRADIVIAGGVEAPLSPYGWLCMETSGLGAKSRGSLAPHELYRPFDAGHGGSVFGEGAVFLVMERREHAERRGARILGELAGWGVSTDGYMPYYTVEPTGQILGRAMRTATEHAGISGGDIGAVFAHGSGVPFEDVTEGYALHEAFGPSIARQLPVTAPKSGFGHLLGAAAPADVALALRAMRDGVLPPTVNLERPAPGIDLDLVAGQARPAGDCEHTLVVSRGLGGVNACLLLRR encoded by the coding sequence ATGAGCGTCGTCATCACCGGCATCGGCGCGGTCACGCCCGCGGGCACCGGCACCGATCCCCTCTGGGACAGCGCACGAGAAGGCGTCCCGCGGGTCGCCGCCATCGACCGCTTCGACGCCTCGGAGTACGCCACGTCGGCGGCGGGCCAGGCCGACTTCGACGCGGGCGCCGAACTGCCGTCCCGCTTCGTCAAGCGCACCGACCGCTTCACGCACCTGTCCGTGCACGCCGTGCGGCAGGCACTCGCGGACGCCCGCGTCACCGTGGGCGAAGAGGCATCCGCCGAGCGGACCGGCGTCATGGTCGGAAACATCCTGGGCGGCTGGGAGTTCGCCGAGCGCGAGCTGCGCCACCTGTGGACCGACGGGCCGCGCGCGGTCAGCCCCTATCAGGCGACCGCCTGGTTCCCCGCCGCGCCACAGGGCAACATCTGCATCGACCAGGGCATCAAGGGCCCGGCGCGTACGTTCGTCGCCGACCGGGCCAGTGGAGCGTACGCGCTGATCGGCGGGGCCGAGGCGCTCCTGCGCGACCGCGCGGACATCGTGATCGCGGGCGGCGTGGAGGCGCCCCTCTCGCCGTACGGCTGGCTCTGCATGGAGACCAGCGGGCTCGGCGCCAAGTCCCGCGGCTCGCTCGCCCCGCACGAGCTGTACCGGCCGTTCGACGCGGGCCACGGCGGCAGCGTCTTCGGCGAGGGGGCGGTGTTCCTGGTCATGGAGCGCCGCGAGCACGCAGAGCGGCGCGGGGCACGCATCCTGGGCGAACTGGCCGGCTGGGGCGTGAGCACCGACGGCTACATGCCGTACTACACGGTCGAGCCCACCGGGCAGATCCTGGGCCGCGCCATGCGGACAGCGACGGAACACGCCGGGATCTCCGGCGGCGACATCGGAGCGGTCTTCGCGCACGGCTCGGGCGTCCCGTTCGAGGACGTCACGGAGGGATACGCGCTGCACGAGGCGTTCGGCCCTTCTATCGCACGCCAACTCCCCGTCACCGCACCCAAGTCGGGCTTCGGCCACCTCCTGGGGGCCGCGGCGCCGGCCGACGTGGCGCTCGCCCTGCGGGCGATGCGCGACGGGGTGCTGCCGCCGACCGTGAACCTGGAACGCCCGGCTCCCGGCATCGACCTCGACCTGGTCGCGGGACAGGCGCGTCCGGCGGGCGACTGCGAGCACACGCTGGTGGTCTCGCGCGGCCTGGGGGGTGTCAACGCATGTCTGTTGCTGAGGCGTTGA
- the acpS gene encoding holo-ACP synthase, with protein MSVAEALTAWSALPRSSGIRAVGIDIVDIERFRAMAERRGQRLVERFFTVNELALCEGTSPRHRASCMAGRIAAKEAVRKALGGHGEGLGWRDVEIGREASGAPVPRLTGRAGEAFRRAGYSGLHVSISHEAGVAVAIAVAD; from the coding sequence ATGTCTGTTGCTGAGGCGTTGACCGCGTGGAGTGCCCTGCCCCGGTCGTCCGGAATCCGCGCGGTGGGCATCGACATCGTCGACATCGAACGCTTCCGCGCCATGGCCGAGCGGCGTGGGCAGCGGCTCGTGGAGCGGTTCTTCACGGTCAACGAACTGGCTCTGTGCGAGGGCACGTCGCCCCGCCACCGGGCCTCCTGCATGGCGGGCCGCATCGCCGCCAAGGAGGCCGTGCGCAAGGCACTCGGCGGCCACGGCGAAGGCCTGGGCTGGCGGGACGTCGAGATCGGCCGCGAGGCGTCGGGCGCACCCGTGCCCCGGCTGACGGGACGGGCCGGTGAGGCCTTCCGGCGTGCCGGCTACAGCGGGCTGCACGTGAGCATCTCGCACGAGGCGGGCGTGGCCGTGGCGATCGCGGTCGCCGACTGA
- a CDS encoding acyl carrier protein has protein sequence MDIRENVVTVMRGAGFESEELADGQRLAEDLDIDSTELVEIVVALEQHFGVSIDADAEGGFRTFGDLVDCVGRLLSAGAATVGS, from the coding sequence ATGGACATCCGCGAGAACGTGGTCACCGTCATGCGCGGTGCGGGCTTCGAGAGCGAGGAGCTGGCCGACGGGCAGCGCCTGGCCGAGGACCTCGACATCGACTCGACCGAGCTGGTCGAGATCGTCGTAGCCCTCGAACAGCACTTCGGCGTCAGCATCGACGCCGACGCCGAGGGCGGCTTCCGCACCTTCGGTGACCTCGTCGACTGTGTGGGGCGTCTGCTGTCGGCCGGCGCCGCCACGGTAGGGAGCTGA
- a CDS encoding SRPBCC family protein, with translation MPRIENSVVIEADALSVFETTNDIARWPDLFDEYHHAKVVSQERDGRWTEILFELTNPEGSTWSSWRLLDHRELTAVAERRDPLFPFRYMHLRWSYQQVPEGTLMTWVQDFEVDDAFDVPLPTVVERMQLHTRQNQAGIKRKIESGV, from the coding sequence ATGCCCAGGATCGAGAACAGTGTCGTCATCGAGGCCGACGCCCTGAGCGTCTTCGAGACCACCAACGACATCGCCCGCTGGCCCGACCTCTTCGACGAGTACCACCACGCCAAGGTGGTCTCGCAGGAGCGGGACGGCCGCTGGACCGAGATCCTCTTCGAGCTGACCAACCCCGAGGGCTCGACCTGGAGTTCCTGGCGGCTCCTGGACCACCGCGAGCTCACGGCGGTCGCCGAGCGGCGCGACCCGCTCTTCCCGTTCCGCTACATGCACCTCAGGTGGAGCTACCAGCAGGTGCCCGAGGGAACCCTGATGACCTGGGTCCAGGACTTCGAGGTCGACGACGCCTTTGATGTCCCGCTGCCGACCGTCGTGGAGCGCATGCAGCTGCACACGCGGCAGAACCAGGCGGGCATCAAGCGGAAGATCGAGTCCGGGGTCTGA
- a CDS encoding PfkB family carbohydrate kinase — MPIAVTGVIAMDHLMTFPGRFPEPSGASGRPHVASLPFLAERLEIRRGGTAANVAFGLGRLGLDPVLVGAAGSDFADYQVWLKQHGVDTESVLVVPGEHTARYVCTTDLEGVRVSTFRPGAMGASSTLSLRSVAERTGGLGLVVVEPGDPAAMLRHTEECRGLGLPFVAHPSWQIGGMGRADLKYLISEASCLFTDEGDSVRLREATGWSGPRILERVGAWVTTLGAAGVRIERAGHEPALVPAPGSVTVAEPSGAGDALRAGLVAGLAQGAPFEGSAQLGCVLASFALETTGTQEYAMDVRRLLGRAGEAYGHTAAAAIRRLLTYAA, encoded by the coding sequence GTGCCCATCGCCGTTACGGGGGTCATCGCGATGGACCACCTCATGACCTTCCCTGGCCGGTTCCCGGAGCCGTCAGGAGCGTCGGGCCGCCCGCACGTCGCGTCCTTGCCCTTCCTCGCCGAGCGGCTTGAAATACGCCGGGGCGGCACAGCCGCCAACGTCGCCTTCGGCCTCGGCCGCCTCGGCCTCGATCCGGTCCTGGTCGGCGCGGCCGGCTCGGACTTCGCCGACTACCAGGTGTGGCTCAAGCAGCACGGGGTCGACACCGAGTCCGTGCTCGTCGTGCCGGGCGAGCACACCGCGCGGTACGTGTGCACGACCGACCTGGAGGGGGTGCGGGTCAGCACCTTCCGGCCGGGAGCCATGGGGGCCTCGTCCACCCTCTCGCTGCGCTCCGTCGCGGAGCGCACGGGCGGTCTCGGTCTCGTGGTGGTCGAGCCGGGCGATCCGGCCGCGATGCTCCGGCACACCGAGGAGTGCCGTGGGCTGGGGCTGCCGTTCGTGGCCCATCCTTCGTGGCAGATCGGAGGGATGGGTCGCGCGGACCTCAAGTACCTGATCTCAGAGGCGAGTTGCCTCTTCACCGACGAGGGCGATTCGGTGCGGCTCCGCGAGGCCACCGGCTGGAGCGGGCCGCGGATCCTCGAACGGGTCGGGGCGTGGGTGACCACGCTCGGCGCCGCCGGGGTGCGGATCGAGCGCGCCGGCCATGAGCCGGCCCTCGTCCCCGCTCCCGGCTCGGTCACCGTGGCCGAGCCGAGCGGGGCGGGGGACGCGCTCCGGGCGGGCCTCGTCGCCGGGCTCGCCCAGGGCGCACCGTTCGAGGGGTCGGCCCAACTGGGCTGCGTACTCGCGTCGTTCGCCCTGGAGACGACCGGCACACAGGAGTACGCGATGGACGTACGCCGCCTGCTCGGCCGGGCCGGAGAGGCGTACGGCCATACGGCGGCGGCCGCGATCCGCCGCCTGCTCACCTACGCCGCGTGA
- a CDS encoding cyclase family protein: protein MYVDLSIPISRRAPGVEFEQWLHRDGIRHLSRRIRALPGDSRTDRRRNYWRWLTGARRLRVRDLPDGCFLSNEFYRMSVHQGTHVDAPFHYGPECAGRPAKKVLDLPLEWFRGPGVVLDVRECGGRVTARDVKEALRAAGSEVGPGTVVLFRTDSDLRLGTPAYYTESTAVTPEAVDHLLDLGVKVLGTDCWSFDGPARAMVESFYGTGDPAALWPTHIHGRKREFIQIEGLARLRDLPPGGAFTFMAFPVALADAGAAWCRAVADVVQEP from the coding sequence ATGTACGTGGACCTGAGCATCCCCATCAGCCGCCGCGCACCCGGCGTGGAGTTCGAGCAGTGGCTCCACCGGGACGGCATCCGCCATCTGTCGCGCAGAATCAGGGCGTTACCGGGGGACAGCCGCACGGACCGGCGGCGCAACTACTGGCGCTGGCTGACCGGAGCCCGCAGGCTGCGCGTACGCGATCTGCCCGACGGCTGCTTCCTCTCGAACGAGTTCTACCGGATGTCCGTGCACCAGGGCACGCACGTGGACGCGCCCTTCCACTACGGCCCCGAGTGCGCGGGCAGGCCCGCCAAGAAGGTCCTCGACCTGCCGCTGGAGTGGTTCCGCGGGCCCGGTGTCGTCCTCGACGTACGGGAGTGCGGGGGGCGCGTCACGGCCCGTGACGTCAAGGAGGCGCTGCGCGCGGCCGGTTCGGAGGTGGGTCCGGGGACGGTGGTGCTCTTCCGCACCGACTCGGATCTGCGCCTGGGTACTCCCGCCTATTACACGGAGTCCACCGCCGTCACTCCCGAGGCCGTCGACCATCTGCTGGATCTCGGCGTGAAGGTGCTCGGCACGGACTGCTGGAGTTTCGACGGCCCCGCCCGCGCGATGGTGGAGTCCTTCTACGGGACCGGAGATCCCGCGGCCCTCTGGCCCACGCATATCCATGGCCGGAAACGCGAATTCATCCAGATTGAGGGATTGGCCAGATTGCGAGACCTACCGCCGGGCGGTGCGTTCACCTTCATGGCCTTCCCTGTCGCGCTGGCCGATGCGGGCGCGGCATGGTGCAGGGCGGTGGCCGATGTAGTACAGGAACCGTAA
- a CDS encoding response regulator transcription factor, translated as MSSIKILLVDSEQLVLEGFRKLLDGFTEFSVVSIAHDAATALEHLRGRRPQIVVMGLGVPGTGGVDAIRAIRRESGHVRIVILSSNQQPVYMREAFVAGANAYLSRSIDANELRGTLLAVHRDGAAFTAATAGPILQLMSGRHRGDDTALSTLTERERQILSLVADDHETDCIATALGIRPKTVRNYLSRIYAKLGTPNRVQTVLYAKRSLGRQGGLATDP; from the coding sequence ATGTCATCGATAAAGATCCTGCTTGTCGACAGCGAACAACTCGTCCTCGAAGGATTCCGCAAGCTTCTCGACGGGTTTACGGAATTCTCCGTGGTGTCCATCGCCCATGACGCCGCCACCGCCCTTGAGCACTTACGCGGGCGCCGCCCGCAGATCGTCGTGATGGGACTCGGCGTGCCCGGAACAGGCGGTGTGGACGCGATCCGGGCCATTCGCCGCGAGTCCGGCCACGTACGCATCGTCATCCTCTCCTCCAACCAGCAGCCCGTCTATATGCGCGAGGCCTTCGTGGCCGGGGCCAACGCCTATCTCTCCCGCAGCATCGACGCGAACGAACTGCGCGGGACGCTCCTCGCGGTGCACCGCGACGGCGCCGCGTTCACCGCGGCCACCGCGGGCCCGATCCTGCAGCTCATGTCGGGCCGCCACCGCGGCGACGACACGGCCCTGTCGACGCTGACCGAGCGCGAGCGGCAGATCCTGTCCCTGGTCGCCGACGACCACGAGACCGACTGCATCGCCACGGCTCTGGGCATTCGCCCGAAGACCGTGCGCAACTATCTGAGCCGTATCTACGCCAAATTGGGCACCCCCAATCGCGTCCAGACCGTCCTGTACGCGAAACGCTCTTTAGGCCGCCAAGGAGGACTCGCGACGGACCCGTGA
- a CDS encoding alpha-L-fucosidase, protein MRTQLSRTRRRVAGIALLLASALAATAVPTAVAAPTEPPAAAGPGTDHATDDPFTADRTSWFRQDRFGMFIHFGAYSNLEGEYKKADGSLCRDAEWIQRQCDIPKAEYEKQAAAFNPADFDAKAVVKAAKDAGMRYIVITSKHHEGYAMWPTKVNDWNLRDHSSFDKNRDILAELKKASDDAGIKLGFYYSIWDWHDPDFPDPATFPKYEKRMRAQLKELVDTYDPALLWFDGEWDTDKPNNPWTAKDGEKLEAYLRDLDPDLIINNRVGKRRVVDGDYGTPEQEIPGAPVDGQLWESCMTLNGHWGFARYDTNWKSSSTLVRNLLSTTSRSGNYLLNVGPDARGRVPQPSVDRLKQMGDWLRTSGQGNAVFGARFGGLVEEPSWGSVSRKGDKLYAAVTQWPASGTALHLKARTDFDVTSARVLGSDQKVTVTKSGDGIDLKPSGAATNDTATVIELRVDPGPTARPGKGKGLKQEIFDNADLSGTPKITRTDRSVNHAWKYEGSPAASIPSDKFSVRWTGKLEPRRSETYTLTTVSDDMARVWVDGKLVIDSWTPHEPKIDKGQVALTAGKRHTIKVEYAEQTGEAHMKLLWSSPGQEQQIVPATQLYAR, encoded by the coding sequence ATGCGCACACAGCTGAGCCGCACCCGGCGAAGAGTCGCCGGGATCGCCCTGCTCCTCGCCTCGGCCCTCGCCGCGACAGCCGTCCCCACGGCGGTCGCCGCGCCGACGGAACCCCCGGCCGCCGCCGGCCCCGGAACCGACCACGCCACCGACGACCCCTTCACCGCCGACCGCACCAGCTGGTTCCGGCAGGACCGCTTCGGCATGTTCATCCACTTCGGCGCGTACTCCAACCTGGAGGGCGAGTACAAGAAGGCCGACGGCTCCCTCTGCCGTGACGCCGAGTGGATCCAGCGCCAGTGCGACATCCCGAAGGCCGAGTACGAGAAGCAGGCCGCGGCGTTCAACCCCGCCGACTTCGACGCCAAGGCCGTGGTCAAGGCGGCCAAGGACGCCGGAATGCGCTACATCGTCATCACATCGAAGCACCACGAGGGCTACGCGATGTGGCCCACGAAGGTCAACGACTGGAACCTGCGCGACCACTCGTCCTTCGACAAGAACCGCGACATCCTCGCCGAGCTGAAGAAGGCATCCGACGACGCGGGCATCAAGCTCGGCTTCTACTACTCGATCTGGGACTGGCACGACCCGGACTTCCCCGACCCGGCCACCTTCCCCAAGTACGAGAAGCGAATGCGCGCCCAGCTCAAGGAGCTGGTCGACACCTACGACCCCGCCCTGCTCTGGTTCGACGGCGAATGGGACACGGACAAGCCCAACAACCCCTGGACGGCGAAGGACGGCGAGAAGCTGGAGGCCTACCTCCGCGACCTCGACCCGGACCTCATCATCAACAACCGCGTCGGCAAGCGCCGCGTGGTCGACGGCGACTACGGCACCCCCGAGCAGGAGATCCCCGGCGCCCCGGTCGACGGCCAGCTCTGGGAATCCTGCATGACCCTCAACGGCCACTGGGGCTTCGCGCGCTACGACACCAACTGGAAGTCGTCGTCCACCCTGGTCAGGAACCTCCTCTCCACGACGTCCCGCAGCGGCAACTACCTCCTGAACGTCGGCCCCGACGCCCGCGGCCGCGTCCCGCAGCCCTCCGTCGACCGCCTGAAGCAGATGGGCGACTGGCTGCGTACGTCCGGCCAGGGCAACGCGGTGTTCGGCGCCCGCTTCGGCGGACTCGTCGAGGAGCCGTCCTGGGGTTCGGTCAGCCGCAAGGGCGACAAGCTGTACGCGGCGGTCACCCAGTGGCCGGCGTCCGGTACCGCCCTGCACCTGAAGGCGCGTACGGACTTCGACGTCACGTCGGCGCGGGTGCTCGGCAGCGACCAGAAGGTGACCGTCACCAAGTCCGGCGACGGCATCGACCTGAAGCCGTCCGGCGCCGCGACCAACGACACCGCCACGGTCATCGAGCTGAGGGTGGACCCGGGGCCGACAGCACGGCCCGGCAAGGGCAAGGGCCTGAAGCAGGAGATCTTCGACAACGCGGACCTGAGCGGCACCCCGAAGATCACCCGCACCGACCGCTCCGTCAACCACGCCTGGAAGTACGAGGGTTCACCGGCGGCGAGCATCCCCTCCGACAAGTTCAGCGTCCGCTGGACAGGGAAGCTGGAGCCGCGCCGCTCGGAGACGTACACGCTGACGACCGTCTCTGACGACATGGCGCGCGTGTGGGTCGACGGCAAGCTCGTCATCGACTCGTGGACACCGCACGAGCCGAAGATCGACAAGGGCCAGGTCGCCCTCACCGCCGGGAAGCGGCACACGATCAAGGTCGAGTACGCGGAACAGACCGGCGAGGCCCACATGAAGCTGCTCTGGTCCAGCCCCGGACAGGAGCAGCAGATCGTGCCCGCGACACAGCTGTACGCGCGCTGA